GgggcagctgaacacactcagaagAAAGCTCTAGCTACCTTCTTCCACATGCATGAGCCCACAGCTGATCCCACATCCATGGTCTGTGATACATTTGGCTATTGTATCTCTGATTAACCAGGAAGCAGACCTAACAAAAGGTGTTCCAAAGGGAGTAATGTCTACAGATTCCTAAGTTTTAGAGCAGGTAGGATATGTCCCCCTAGGGTAAGAACACTTCACAATTGATTTTAGAGTGGTCCTTCTGAGAACCAACAAGTTCTTGCCAGTTCTCAGACATATACCTGTTTTGTCATGCAATGTTGTGATGGTCAACTGtaacaattattaaagtaacaCAAGTTTGAGCTGCTCTCTGTTGCTTGAGCAGAATTACTTCGGTTTCAATGGTACAGCAGATGTATGATTAATGTCTGCACCATGAGGTGATCACTCAGATTTGGAAGTGGCTTGACAAGGTGCACATTAAATGTCCCCTGTACAAGCTTACGTGTTAGGCTGACTTTAAATGGCCATTTCTAAAACAACAGTCACTTTAACTCAAAGAGTTAGGGGTTCCATGTTCCGGTGAATAGCTCACCTTCTGTTTATTGGTAGCCAGATGACTCTATAAATGGCCAAGTAGCTAAATTTAAACCAATTGCCTGGTTTAAATTAGTTTGTTTATAGTTTGGGAAATATAACAAATTAGAGTACTGCTAAATTCTATCATATAGAGGTAGGACCAAAAGCATTAGTTTGATGACAGTGGAACAAGCGACTGCAATATTGGACTGCAACCATAACATGCTTGCACAGAGCACTGGGACAAAAGTACATGTTACCATATAAAAAGAATGTAACAAGGAAATACAGATGTAATTAAAAAATGCCTTCTTCGTGGAAGTGAGGGCGTGGTTGAGCACCAGTTTGTAAAATGGAGGGAGAAGTGAGTGGTAAGAATCACACATGTGCTAAATTGTATTAATGACTGTTCTCTGTTGCAGTGAGCTGTGGCAGGGATAAAAGAAGGGAAGAGGAGAACCAGAGAAGGAGAGCTGAGTATAGAATTCTTGTGCATATTTAAAATAGAAACGTAGAAAAGCAAGACAAGCGCACTTTCACAGTTTCCTCTTTCATGAACCTGCTACACTGCCTAATTGTCTTATTTCTACATATCTGCATTTTGTAACTGCTGATGTTGATATTCTGTACTGACCTGCTGCAGTTGGTGTCACAGTAGAATATACATCATGCACTTCTGAGCTTACTTTAACCTTAAACAACAGGCTCAAGTGACAACCATTTGGCTAGATTTGAACATTAGTTTTTTGGTTTTGTCTTAATTCCATCTTTTAGTGTATTGTCTCAGTATATTTACATGGTACATGCATTTACACTGTAATGCCTCATTTTAGGTTGTATTTTGTTCTGACTTTTCAAGTATCAGTGGCATCCATATGAATTACAAGTACATCCCATTCACCAATAGGTTTCAGAACGAGGTGAAGGAtcctggtttattttttttttctagcattTTCTCCATATTCCTTATCACATCATCCTCCCAATAATGTGAGTGTGGCAGTTATCTCTGAACACCTTTAAGAGCAGTCATGTTCCTTATGACCACTCCTGGTGGATATTAAACACAACTGAgacatatattattttaaatggacAATCTATACACAGATAGAACTATTCACAttctctaataaaaaaaaaaaaaacactgatcagGGGTTATTGTTATTGGCTGGTTTCAGCAAATCACCAGAACAATGATGAAATCCAAACATTATCACATGAACAAAGTTCCTCTTTATAAGCTATAAAAAAGGATGATCTGGTAGACTGATTTTTAGATACAACTCCTGGAAACTCCTACAAACTCCTGCAAAATGGCAAACAACCAGCAAGAGATATTTTACAATCCTGTAAGtatttttatatagttttacTATAACATAAGACATTGTTAACCTTTTTTAACgcttacaattattttttttactctttgcAGCTCCACTAATCCACTTTTAATGGTAAATTTTAGGCTAGGCATCAGACGCTATCCTTAACTAATAAGTAGAGGTCTAAATGTACTTCTGCATTGCCTGATTGGACTCTGTGTTatcagaaaaatgaaaagaaataaaaaattaagagtttttgtttttaattatgtaTACATCAGTCATGCACACATtgatttaaaatgacattttttcacTTAAAACCCTTTCATTGTAAACCATCTAGAAAAGATACAGATACGCTTGATGTCAATTTTTGACTTTTGAAAATAGCTCAATTCACTATAGTTTATTcatcataactttttttttttactttgtgtaTTATGGTGCATATGCTGCATATATTGTTAAGAAAGTTGAATAAAGTAGAAGTAAAAGAAGTTTTTCtaagaatttattttctttgtcattttttaattttaatttaatctgtcagtaacacttGCTTATGTGAAATACTTCATCATCCTTTCGTCTTTCAACAGAAAATACGTTTTACTGGATCAATTAAAGGAGGACTGCAGGAAGGCAAGAGTATCACTGTAAGTGGACAAGTTTTACCAGAAGCCAAAAGGTAAGATAGACTTTCATGTTCATATGGGTTGACAGATGCATGACTTTACTCAGCTTTTTCCTGCCACCTCTTCCACCTATTTTTGAAGGTCCCaccatttcattattatttttatgcataAGTACATcacaatgtctctctctctctctctctctctatatatatatatatatatatatatatatatataggttcaGTGTGAATCTCCAGTGTGGTTCGACCCCGGATGCTAATTATGCCCTGCACTTTAACCCACGTTATGAATCTGGTTCAGAGCACACAGTAGTCAACACCAAACAGGATAACTCCTGGGGTCCAGAGGAGATCTTGAAACTTGCTCTCCTCCCCTTGGGAAACCCTTTCAAACTGCAAATCCTGGTTACAAGCAAATCATACAAGGTTACTTCCTTTGAATTTTCCCACatgaatagaaatgaaatgCTTAAGGGTTATATCTCAGTGCAGCATTCTGTATTATATGTTACATGTAGAACATGTTTGAGGGTatatgtctcagtgtctcaccTTCTGCCTCTGAATAAAATACCATAATGCATTGTTTTAGGATACATGCTGATCTTAACATTATGTTTTCATAGATAAGTGTCAATGGCATCCATGTCATGGATTACAAGCACCGTATCCCATTCAACATGGTGGACACTATCGTAGTGGATGGGATGGTGGAGGTTAAGACCATCAGTTTCCAGGATCCTGTGGTGAGTAGGACCATACCCTtaacttaaatataaatacatacatattgcTATCTATTCATCTAGTGTAGAGTTGAGGACATGAATGTGGAACTAATTAACTCAGTATTTCTCTTCTGTTATAGCCTACTGGTTTTATTATGACTTTTGCCCATTTACATATGTACTTAAGAGGGATGTCAGAAACTAGGCTATTTTAGGGCATAATGTCAGTGTTGGGGTTCAGTTTTGTTGAGTTGAAATCTAGTTCATGTACTAACagaattttttgggggggtcATTAATACAGTGGGAAGTGGAAGACTATCAAAACACCCAAAATGTAAAAACTACAATTACTATCCTGTGTTTATGTACAGAACACATCAAAGATTCCATACAATTGATGCTAACACACCAAAGTTTTAAGAAATGCTCAAACATTTTTTAGAGATGCAAAAATTGTCCTTAAAATGTCTAAGTAAATTCTTGCACAATAGTTAATTTAGTAAATACAttgttatttgcatatttgagGCTTCTAGAACCTATGATGAAAGTGATATGAAAGTGATATGAAAGCAGGGGTGTCAAAGCttatgggtgcaggttttcacacTGCAATAACCATGTCTTGTATTCTTCATCATTAGTGTGTGCCATACAAAACCACCATGTATGGTGGAATGTGGGCTGGCAAAAACATTGTCATCCAAGGGCTGGTTAATCCTAAGGCTTCcaggtgagatgtgagatgtcaGCTTTGAGCTGAAACTGTGTTACCAAGTACCTGCAAAGCCTGGCTGAAAGAAAGCCAGATTTGATCTAAAACAATGATTGATATTCTGGTTTGGGGAAGATCACCACCTGCAGATCAGCATGCCACATTTTAGGCCTATAGATTTTGGTATAAATGATGCACAAAATATTTCTTCAAATTGTATGTGGTATTTGTGTTACCAGATTCACTATTGACTTGTGTCACAAAGATGGGATTGCCTTTCACTACAATCCTCGCTTTGATCAGAACACGGTTGTACGCAATACCCGAACAGTGGATAAGTGGGGCTCAGAGGAGCGCTCTGGAGAAATGCCGTTTGAAAAGGGACAAAGCTTCCAGGTATGTACTGCAAATTATAAGggaattttgttcattttttaccTTAAATTGAGAATAAATTTAAAACATCTGATCATATCATTTACCTGTGTCACATTCCTTTCAGATGATCATTTCCTGCACTACTGAGCAGTACAATGTGTTTGTCAATGGTAATCTCGTGACTACCTACAAGCACCGCTTCACCAACCTGTGGGAGATTGATGCTCTGGAGATGTATGGTGACCTGAGCTTgactgatgtaaatgtttaacTCATTTTTTAATATTGGATTGTTGAGTGGCAGCAACACTACACTCTGCACTACCACGCTAATTCATTAAGCTAGAATTATCTGATCCTGTAATTTAGAAAACATATAATTATTTGCATGTTCGAGACATTTGTCTCATGATCGCTTGTATCTGAGGTCACTTCTTCAACTCTGGCCACAACCAAGAGCTCcctgtttttttcttaaacttCTTTGTTGCTTTACAGTTATATTATCCCTTAACTTATGAACTGAATAGGATACGACCTActtatttatgtttttcatATGTTTTTCCATCTCTAGGTGCCTTCATCTGATGCTGCAAAAAGCTATGTAAGACCAAAAGACTTCACATAATCAGTTAACATTATGTTTTACCTTAAAGTAATCAACTCATTATAACATTGTCCTGCATTCTTTATCATTAGCCTATGCcatacaaaacaaacataaatggTGGACTGTGGGctggaaaaaacatttcaatccAAGGGCTGGTTAATCCTGAGCCTTACAGGTCAGATGTTAGCATTATTCTTCTACCTTGCATAATTACATCAATTATATTGCATAATTATATTTCATGTTTGCACTGAAACTGTGTTACTAAGCACATGGATTGTCTTGGCTTAAATTAAAGAAAACCatatttgatctaaaatgactAGTTTCTGGACTTCCCACAGATTTAGTCTAAACTTTTATGATATTCAGGTTTGGGGAAGAGCACCACCTGCAGAGCAGCATACCACAGTTTAGGCCTAGAGGATTGTGGTATAAATgatgtgtaaaatatatttttaaattgtgtCTGATATTTGTGTTAACAGATTCAAGATTAACTTGCGTCACAAAGATGGGATTGCCTTTCACTACAATCCTCGCTTTGATGAGAACACGGTTGTACGCAATAACAGAACAGTGGATGAATGGTGCTTAGAGGAGCGCTCTGGAGAAATGCCGTTTCAAAAGGAAAAAATCTTCCAGGTATGTACTGCAAAGTAAAAGGCAATttaattaaaaggaaaataaaaaataaaagggaaaatTTAGAGGACAAATATATCTGTTTGGCTGGCTGATGCAAATAGTTTTACTTAAAGTGAGAATTAATTTAAAACATCTAATCATATCATTTACCTGTGTCACATTCCTTTCAGATGATCATCTCCTGTGATCCTCAGCAGTACAACGTGTTTGTCAATGGTAAACAAGTGTGTACCTTCAAGCACCGCTTCACCAAGCTGTGGGAGATTGATGCTCTGGAGGTGTCTGGTGACCTGAGCTTGACTGATGTATACGCTTAGCTAAGAAATTTTAATTGGATATTTTTGTGCAATATTTTCTCTGGCACAATTTTACCAAGTCacattttatctgtaaacaAAGAAgtatgcaacaaaaaaaaaaattcaaattagAGGATATTTTGATCGTGGCCTGCTTCTGTTTTtcatgaatttaatgatttaaatggGATTAATAGAAATAGTTACCAAGATGTTAACATTTCTGTCATGCACTTCTACTTCTGCCCTGTGTTTCAATACCCTCATATATTGGGCCGAGGCAGGTGGGCTCACACAAGGCATTACaaacacattcttacacaccctGAGGCAATTCAGAGTAGCAAACtcacctaccagcatgttttagGGAGGTATGAGTAAACTAAAATAACTGGAAGAAAGCCACTCAGACACAAGAAGTTAAATTGTTTCCGAGTTAATCCTATTTCTTTTCTATTAACATATAGAAGCAAAAACAGCGCCGTCTGGTGTTACATTTCTGTAACTATTCTGCTTTGTTGTACTCATGTCTTGCCTGAAGATGGTAGTAAATATTAGTATAAAAAGATGACAGTAATCTGTCCGATTTGTGaccacatgtttttttttttaacttattattaattattcactTTGAAAGAAATTACTGGAAAATCTAAAGAAACATAAGTTCATTCGAAAATGAGAAccaacatccaatattttgtatttaataaaaattgcTGATTTAATCATAAAGACTGTCGTGCTTATCCTCTCCATTTAGGGTGTTCATTTGCATAGCAGTATGTGCTTGCAGCTCACAAACTCACAAATTTTGCTGCTTCTTTTTCTATGAAATTGTACTATAGCACCACATCACATATATGCTGACTGCATTAATCCACTTTCCAGTTTAATCTAGTTTCTTTTGAACTAAAAGAGTAAACATATTAGGTTACATACTATACTACTGATATATAATGGACTGATATTTTTTATAGAATCGTACAAAAACATGGGGTACATGATGAACAGataaattgtttttgttatccTTGACATCACATTAGTTAAAATGTCTGTTAGTGTATAGAAATTAGGTCTAGGAGCATTAAAAATGTGTCTACCAAATCCAGCACAAATCTGAACAGTGGCTAAGAATAAAACATATACTTTTCCACTAATTTAACCAACTAGCATGCATAAGGCTATCCAGTGGGTAAAATGTATGTACTCAGAGAGAATCTCAAAGATTAAATGGGTTGGCAAACAGCCCTTGAATTAGGTAAGATTAACCTCTTTTATACAGATATGACCTCTAAAGGTTATGCTCATGAATCTCCTAGAATCTCAGGTAGCCCATATATCAGGTGCCTATAAAAAGACTGACAGGAGGCGCATCGAAACACGAATATTCTGGACCAGCGACTTCATAAACTTTTGCTAAGGCCAAAGTTGTTGCATGTTCTACATGTTAtccaggaataaaaaaatcaacTATTGTACCTTTAAGAGATGAATTATCACATGATCATAAATCACATGTTTTGCGTATAGATAACACAATGAAAAAACTACACTCAAGACTAATTCAACTTTATACAACTTTatacaatttaatattttaactcATGCTGTATTGCCTCCTGATCCTTTATAGTATTGCATCTTGTTTTACTGATGCATATATATCTGATTCCCAAAAGGCCACAGATTAAAGCAGGTCTGAACAATAGTCTGCTGGATAGTTAGGAGTTAAACTCATTCATTTGAGAGCTTAAATCCCTGCATTTACTCCAGGGCTGAAGGAAATGTTGTGTAggcaaatgtaaaaaaatgaaaaatgtaatgtGACCTGATACTTTATGAATTGAGAAACTGTCAGCATTACAGCGAGAAAGTTAGTTCTTTGGCCTCGTTTTGTTTCCTTCATAAATTCAGCCTCCACAGAGAGTACTCTGGCCATACAACGTATTAGACCCAATGTACGAGTCTGCCCAACACCAATGCTAGTGCGCATGCGCAGCACCAGATtggggagagtgagagagacagagcgagagagagagaaggattcAAACTTCCGGTCGTGTGTCATGGCGGCGCGGTGGAGTATACTTGAAGCGAAAAAGCTAAACCCTGCCACTTATGCTTTTTCGCTGTGAAATTTTGCGTGGTCTTGGGCTGGTTAGTGTGCTGCATTAGACGAAGCGGTTCGGATTTGGGACTGCCAGGCGAGGGAGCGCCTGCAGTTTGCATCCGCCTGACCATGGCGGCACACAAGCCCGTGGAGTGGGTCCAGGCCGTAATTAACCGATTCGACGAGCAGGTAAAGGGGCAAATGTAGCATGGCGGTATTGGAATAAAGTCAGCACAGAGGACACTGTTCATTAATCAGTGGTCTTTTGCAATTTGGCTTATGCATGATGCTGGGAGGATATAAGGATGCTGCTATAACCGTGTAGCACAGTAATAGCCTGTCAATAGTGTGTAATGCTACATCAAAAAAAAACCGCATAATAAATATTGTGCCCGGAAATAGCCCGCCTGTACTGGTGTATTAATAATTATTGCTTAACATATTGTGTATCCTAAAGTGCTGTAGTAAATGGATTGGAACCTAGCTACTAGCTAGCACACGAGTCTGCCGTTCACGTCTATTGGATTTGGCTTTTATTCTGTAACATTTCACGTTTCTGGGGAAGTATAATGCCGAACAGGAATGTTGTAGGGTTGAGTTTTGGGTTTATTTGCGATTTATTTGGCGTAGCATTCGTGCTTCGAGAGGAGCGTTTACACTGAGGCTAAATATAAACAACGGTAGCGGCCACGCACTGTGTGTTGACAAGCTCGGCTCTGCCAGGCAGctgtgttagctagctaggtaGCAGTGCCTCCCATTCAGTGTGATGGCCAGGATGTGGTTTAGAGTAATGTCTTGCTTTTAAATGACTAGTTTTCTTCACGTGTCTAGCTGAGTAAAACTACCTGTTTTAAAGACGTTTAAAAAGGGCATTGGTAGAACTTTAAGTAAGTGAGCCAGGAGAGAACAAGCTGGTTTTCAGATTTAGGAGGTCAGGCTTTGAGTGTAACTTTAATGAATTAATCCAGGCAGCTTTCTGATTTCCTCCACAGAGCCACAATAAACCCGTGGAAAGTGAAAACCCGTGGGTTCAGTGGCTATTCATTTGTGCTTGTGTAGGGGCTTAGTGGCTGCCCGAGGCTCATAAGAGTTTGATGAAAATGTAATGAGGGATTTGTTCAGTGTTTACTGTTAAGCCAGCTTAGAGCTTTTAAATTCAGAAGACTGTGAAACAGTTGTTCAGAGCGGGCTGAGTTAATGTGCAGGCCATGCCTCTCTGCATCTACTCTTGTctaatttattctattttttaggCTTTTTGTGGGGTCAAGATATTGTAGCGCTGCAGGGAAAATACAAATGATGACGACGATGCCACAAATCAAGACGGCATCACCTTTTATTTACTCCGAAATTGTTGTGGTTACACGTTAAcgccttctttttcttcatgcCTTTTCGGTTGTGATCAGAGACGGGTATTGCCATGTCAGCGGTATGAATCCAGAAAGCACCTTGAAACAGTGACCTCACGAATGTCTGTGCGTGGTCATGGAAAACCAATCTATCCTCTCTGGGGAAGGTTCAGACAGCTCGGAAACAGGAGCTGGTAGATTTGTATTCTATAAAGTAAAATTGATGTGAATCACAGCTTTCTGAAATTATAGTCATTGTACCTGCTTTGTCAAACACTGTAGAGGCTTTAAGCATTTTTCCAACAGCTCGTTATTCTACTTTTCTCAGCTGTTCTATTATAGTGGATGGATGGTGAGCACAAATACATATTTTAAGGCTTTAAcgcttattttttccagagttCAACCACTTTTAGTAGGGATGGAGTTGGTCGATGAATTTAACTGAATTATTCTTTGAGACACAGACAGCTGAATTGAATTCTACTGAATTAGGACTGGAAAATAAATTTGTTGTAAGTAAGAATCCAGAAAGGGTTTATTTACggagatatatatatgtatatataatatatacatacaatttTATTGATCTTGCGGGAAATTGGCAATGTTACAGTAGCACAGGCATAGAAAAGTTCACAACAGGAAATGTTTGCTAAAATAAGATTGCCAATGGGAGAATCACATTCATAaagtaatattaataacaacataaaaaggcaaatataaacatgaaaaAGTGCAGAAATATTTAATTTCGAGTAATTACAATGCAAAAAATCCCCATGTAACCAGTATGGCTTTCCTTGTGTAATTTTACTCTATGTATTGTGTCTATGGAAATATGTAATATCCATATTGCACTAAAAGTGCACATAAGGGAAATGATTGGTCTGTGACCTTTGTGGAATTTTAAACCGTGCCTGGGAAACAAAGTGCTCGCTGTCTCTTGGCATCCTGCATTAAAATGGATGTCAACAGGgttgggctgtgtgtgtgtgtgtgtgtgcgccggaAGCCTGACTCTTCTCTGGTCTTGGGACTTTCATTTGCAGCCACATGCTTTTCCCTTAGGGCTATGcaatggaagagagagagagaaagagagagagagaaagaaagggaaccCCAGGGGCCTCTCCGTCTCTCTTCCTGACTTTTTGTAAGATCCTCTAGCCACTTCTGTAGCCAGACTTTGCTGAGTCTTAAACTATTCATATCAGCTGTTTAGGACAGATAGATGTTttctaaaacaaacagaaatgtgtAGCAGATGTACCAAAATTATATCTCCCCATGGCTGTTCATCTACTTAGCAAATCCAGAACGGTTAGTATTTTTGAAGGAGCTTGTTGCTTTTCTAAAAGTATCTGCTTGTTTGGAAATTGTTGTACATGTTCTGGacagagagcttcatgcagACTGCTTTTTTTGACCCAGAAATGTGAAAGCAATGCACAAGAAACTGATTCCACATCAGGGAGCATTTAGCAGTAAGAAAGTCTCCCCACCCCCTCAGTCTCCTTATGGTTCATTAACGCAGCCAGGCCTAGTGTGCTTTCTGCACAAACGCTACAGCATGTCTGGCTCCAGcatgctgtgtctgtgtgtattagcAGATGTGTTGACTTGCAGGTGTGCAGCGGAACTCTGAGGGCGGGAATCACAAGTCTGGGTGCACTTTAATTCCTTTGTTTTAGTTTCTTAGGTGTGGGAGGTTGTGTTTGGAGAGGACGGGTGGGTCTTGAATAATCTCTGTGTTGAGCATGGTTTTATTCTATCCCATATGTCATACTATGGCTTTCTCACACAGTTGAGGTTCACCTAAACACACTTGAAGAGTGAGCTGCAAATATCTCACATTCCTcttttctctatatattttttagctTCCTATTAAGACAGGACAGCAGAACACTCACACCAAAGTCAGCACAGAGCACAACAAGGAATGCTTGATCAACATTTCCAAATACAAGTTTTCCCTCGTCATCAATGGCCTGACCAACATCCTCAAAAATGTTAACAATATGGTAAGATCATGTGCTTGTTctgttacatatacatatatctgCTTGGCTTGTCCCATGTTTTGGTTAACCATCAGTGCTAAAACGTTAGCTATTGTCATTTgtatatttacaataattttCCTGCAATAAAGTTAGTTTATGCCAGTCTCTGTATTTTAACTGGTGTCCTATTCGAAATGCTTGCAGTATATATTGActaatttgaaaaataatacaaatatcaagcaaacatttttctttaaagagAATTTAGAGCATTTCAGAGCATTTCTCTGATTGATGATGAGGGGGGAAAGGCTAGTAATGTCATATCAGCAGCCACATTAACTTGCCTGTCAAACAATGATGAGGAAAATttatataacacaaacacacagagacaaactgCTTGTCCCAGCCTAGTTATTTGCCAACCCTTAATTTGGGATTTTTGAAACCATATGATGACCTCGTTCCCACACAGAATGTCTACACTGTGATTACTTGCGTCATGTGGTGTGGTAGGATTTTGATTGACAGATTTGAACCTGGTCCAGATTCTCTGACCATCGTACATTTTAAATAGTCTTTGTATGTGATCCTTCCCAGCGGATAATTGGCGAAGCTGCCGAAAAGAACCTCTACCTCTCGCAGCTTATCATCCTGGACACGCTGGAGAAGTGCTTGGCAGGGGTGAGTAGCCAATCATGTTTCACTATTGACCAGTCACCCAGTTACATACAAAAttacagttgttttttttttttttttttttttttttactactactAGGCTAAAGTTGACTGTGCAACAAATTACACCATGTAATCTATGAAGTAGATATCGAAATACAGAGTAATAAAAAGTGGACTTAAAGTAATACAAAAATGGTTCTGTATCCATCTTAAATCACTCCTCTGTCTTGCTTATGTCTGAGGCACAGGGGTCTGTTGATACAATTAGAGCTTGTTGTCTCTTCTTGTCCAGAAAGACTACTCTGGGTATGCCTGCACAGATTACATTTGCAGATGTTTCCTCATCTTGAGTTAGAATTTTCTTTGCTTCCAGAGGGATTGACAGGATTTTCCTCtatagatattttattaatgctCTGTCAGATACGAGACAGCTGTTCCCCTTCTTCAGTTAGTCATTGCTTTCTGTTTAGAAAGATTATCGTATAGCGGATGGGTGGGTTTGCTGAGTTTTGCTGGGATGCTGACTTTTGCTTTATCAGTATGAGCGCACAGATCCATTTATGAGTTGGATATGCTTCCTAAAGCATCTAACTCTCATCAGTGAATTTCATTTCATGGGGGCTTCAAAGACATGTTGTATGTGCTTGACCAGATGCATGCAGATCATTTAAAAGAGCTAGGATTGTTTATTTGTAGAAGAATGATCAAGAAATATGAGGACTATTGCATGTGAATGTAATGTCTCTTTACTATGGAGATATTAGACATCCACTTCTGTGGAGATAATGTAGATGGGCATGTTCATGTTATACAGAGTAAAATAATGGTGAAATTGGAGCTTTCCCTATGGTACTATGTGGATTtcataaatatgaattttctaCCTCGCCATGTGTTCTTTCCATAGTAATAACTGGAGTGATATCAGGCACACCAAATTTATGCAGAAGCCATAAACTAGTTAGGCCACAGGTTTAGACTAAACTTATTTTCCAGATGTTAGGCAGTCattctgtgtgtatgcgtgtgcgtgtgtgtgtgtgtgtgcgcgtgtgtgtgtgcagcaaaCCAAGGACTGCTTGCGTCTAGATGAGGCCATGCTGGTGAAGCAGTTGCTCCCTGAGATCTGCCACTTCCTGCACTCATGTCGTGAGGGGCAGCAACACGCCAACCAGCTGCGCAGCTCTGCCTCAGCCGTGCTCTTTTCTCTTAGCTGCAACAACTTCAATGCCGTCTTCAGTCGCATCTCCACAAGGTATTGATTTGGGTGGACATCTGTTAACACTATACGCCTCCTtaaacatcaaacacacaccctagGTAGAGTGTAGGCACACATCCGTATCCAAATCATGGAATTGAACAGTAGTGATGGAATTCAGGACTGGAGTGCTCTTCCAAATTACCGGTGATCCCACAATTTATTTTCACAATTATCCTGAATTTGTTTGCCCCTCCTGTCCAGGTAAGCATGCAAGCTGAGTCAAGACATATGGATAGAGTTAGAAATAGTGTAGACCATTGTTCTTACACAGTTGTTACAGAA
The window above is part of the Hemibagrus wyckioides isolate EC202008001 linkage group LG17, SWU_Hwy_1.0, whole genome shotgun sequence genome. Proteins encoded here:
- the LOC131367973 gene encoding galectin-9-like — translated: MANNQQEIFYNPKIRFTGSIKGGLQEGKSITVSGQVLPEAKRFSVNLQCGSTPDANYALHFNPRYESGSEHTVVNTKQDNSWGPEEILKLALLPLGNPFKLQILVTSKSYKISVNGIHVMDYKHRIPFNMVDTIVVDGMVEVKTISFQDPVCVPYKTTMYGGMWAGKNIVIQGLVNPKASRFTIDLCHKDGIAFHYNPRFDQNTVVRNTRTVDKWGSEERSGEMPFEKGQSFQMIISCTTEQYNVFVNGNLVTTYKHRFTNLWEIDALEMYGDLSLTDVPSSDAAKSYPMPYKTNINGGLWAGKNISIQGLVNPEPYRFKINLRHKDGIAFHYNPRFDENTVVRNNRTVDEWCLEERSGEMPFQKEKIFQMIISCDPQQYNVFVNGKQVCTFKHRFTKLWEIDALEVSGDLSLTDVYA